From a region of the Pseudooceanicola aestuarii genome:
- a CDS encoding chloramphenicol acetyltransferase, which translates to MPRLSEDTPFIHPGCDITETRFGRYVEIGQGSRLAHSEIGDYSYCDRFADIANATVGKFSNIASYVRIGATDHPLDRAALHHFMYRSEDLWDDAENDAAFFARRRARRAVIGHDTWLGHAAMIKPEVTVGHGAVVAAGAVVTRDVPPYVIVAGTPARILRPRLAEPLAERLIALAWWDWPHTALRTALEDFRALDVPAFLEKYRG; encoded by the coding sequence ATGCCCCGCCTCAGCGAAGACACCCCGTTCATCCATCCCGGCTGTGACATCACGGAAACCAGATTTGGGCGCTATGTCGAGATCGGGCAGGGCAGCCGTCTGGCGCATTCCGAGATCGGCGATTATTCATATTGTGATCGCTTCGCTGATATCGCCAATGCGACGGTGGGCAAGTTCTCCAACATCGCCAGCTATGTACGCATCGGCGCGACGGATCACCCGCTGGACCGCGCGGCGCTGCACCATTTCATGTACCGGTCCGAAGACTTGTGGGACGATGCGGAGAACGACGCGGCCTTCTTTGCGCGCCGCCGCGCCCGCCGTGCGGTGATCGGCCACGACACCTGGCTGGGCCATGCGGCGATGATCAAGCCCGAGGTCACGGTGGGGCATGGTGCCGTGGTCGCCGCCGGCGCTGTCGTCACCCGCGACGTGCCGCCCTATGTCATCGTCGCCGGCACCCCCGCCCGCATCCTGCGCCCCCGCCTTGCGGAGCCGCTGGCGGAACGGCTGATCGCCCTGGCCTGGTGGGACTGGCCCCACACCGCCTTGCGCACCGCCCTGGAAGATTTCCGCGCGCTGGACGTGCCGGCGTTTCTGGAAAAATACCGGGGGTAG
- the phnE gene encoding phosphonate ABC transporter, permease protein PhnE produces the protein MTELTGDPQMRRIHDDYLALTRRKRLYSGMLLAVFVALMASGFVLADDRNAGGFWEGLHRVFDFPADVLGEAADKVTELPGHIITFFPALLETINIAAVATLAGAVMGALLSMLSTRGLARWPRLTPLFRRIMDVMRAVPEIVIALVLIFVLGGGPVPAMIAIAFHTTGALGKLFSEVNENASLKPVEGLASVGANWSQRMLLGVVPQVAPNYLSYALLRFEINIRASAILGFVGAGGIGYELKNAMSWGQGQYDESAAIFLLLFLTIVAVDQLSSYARDRLTHGRRREMLA, from the coding sequence ATGACAGAGCTGACAGGCGATCCGCAGATGCGGCGCATACATGATGATTACCTTGCTCTGACACGTCGCAAGCGCCTGTATTCGGGCATGCTGCTGGCCGTGTTCGTGGCGCTGATGGCCTCCGGCTTCGTGCTGGCGGATGACCGCAACGCCGGCGGGTTCTGGGAGGGGCTGCACCGGGTCTTCGATTTCCCGGCCGATGTGCTGGGCGAGGCGGCGGACAAGGTGACCGAACTGCCCGGGCACATCATCACCTTCTTTCCCGCGTTGCTGGAGACGATCAATATCGCTGCCGTGGCTACCCTGGCCGGGGCGGTAATGGGCGCGCTTCTGTCGATGTTGTCAACGCGCGGGCTGGCCCGCTGGCCGCGTCTGACACCGTTGTTCCGGCGCATCATGGACGTGATGCGCGCCGTGCCCGAAATCGTGATCGCCCTGGTGCTGATCTTCGTGCTGGGCGGCGGGCCGGTGCCGGCGATGATCGCCATCGCCTTTCATACCACCGGCGCCTTGGGCAAACTGTTCTCGGAAGTGAACGAGAACGCCTCGCTGAAACCTGTGGAGGGGCTGGCCTCCGTCGGGGCGAACTGGTCGCAGCGCATGCTGCTGGGTGTGGTGCCGCAGGTCGCGCCCAACTACCTCAGCTATGCCTTGCTGCGGTTCGAGATCAACATCCGCGCCTCCGCCATCCTGGGGTTCGTCGGGGCCGGGGGCATCGGTTACGAGCTGAAGAACGCGATGTCCTGGGGTCAGGGCCAATATGACGAAAGCGCGGCGATCTTCCTGCTGCTGTTCCTTACCATCGTTGCCGTCGATCAGCTGTCGTCCTATGCCCGCGATCGCCTGACCCACGGCCGCCGCCGGGAGATGCTGGCATGA
- the phnG gene encoding phosphonate C-P lyase system protein PhnG, producing MAAQELNEAQLARRDWMSLLAKAPAAALARRWGGLGLAPEFDWLRAPEIGAVMVRGRAGGTGAAFNLGEMTVTRCALRLAGGDVGHAVVQGRDRDKARVAALVDALMQGAHAAAVRRDLLEPLRAEIRTQAEARAARAAATKVEFFTMVRGED from the coding sequence ATGGCAGCGCAAGAACTGAACGAAGCTCAATTGGCCCGGAGGGACTGGATGAGCCTGCTGGCCAAGGCCCCGGCCGCGGCGCTGGCCCGGCGTTGGGGCGGGCTGGGACTGGCCCCCGAATTCGACTGGCTGCGCGCGCCCGAGATCGGCGCCGTCATGGTGCGGGGTCGGGCCGGAGGTACGGGCGCGGCTTTCAACCTGGGGGAGATGACAGTGACGCGCTGCGCCCTGCGATTGGCAGGCGGCGATGTCGGCCATGCGGTGGTGCAGGGACGTGACCGGGACAAGGCGCGGGTGGCTGCGCTGGTCGATGCGCTGATGCAGGGCGCGCATGCGGCGGCGGTGCGCCGTGACCTGCTGGAGCCGCTGCGCGCAGAGATCCGGACACAGGCCGAAGCTCGCGCCGCCCGCGCCGCCGCCACGAAAGTGGAGTTCTTTACCATGGTAAGGGGAGAGGATTGA
- a CDS encoding alpha-D-ribose 1-methylphosphonate 5-phosphate C-P-lyase PhnJ, whose protein sequence is MDAYNFAYLDEQTKRMIRRAILKGIAVPGYQVPFASREMPMPYGWGTGGVQVSAATLVPEDTFKVIDQGADDTTNAVSIRRFFEKVAGVATTEETAHATIIQTRHRIPEEPLGEGQILVYQVPIPEPLRFLEPSEVETRKMHALEEYGLMHVKLYEDIARHGEISTSYAYPVKVEGRYVMDPSPIPKFDNPKLSMGAIQLFGAGREQRIYALPPHCEVVSLDFADYPFQPGKAEADCALCGAGDSYLDEVIVDDAGGRMFVCSDTDYCRTRRAAGHQGRQPQIEGARP, encoded by the coding sequence ATGGATGCATATAACTTTGCCTATCTCGATGAACAGACCAAGCGGATGATCCGCCGCGCGATCCTGAAAGGGATCGCAGTGCCCGGCTACCAGGTGCCCTTTGCCAGCCGGGAAATGCCGATGCCCTATGGCTGGGGCACCGGCGGTGTGCAGGTGTCGGCCGCGACCCTGGTGCCCGAGGACACGTTCAAGGTGATCGACCAGGGCGCGGACGACACCACGAATGCCGTCTCCATCAGGCGGTTTTTCGAGAAGGTCGCAGGCGTCGCCACCACCGAGGAAACCGCCCACGCCACGATCATCCAGACCCGCCACCGCATCCCGGAGGAACCCTTGGGTGAGGGGCAGATCCTGGTCTATCAGGTCCCTATCCCCGAACCGCTGCGGTTCCTCGAACCTTCCGAGGTGGAGACGCGCAAGATGCATGCGTTGGAGGAATACGGGCTGATGCATGTCAAATTGTATGAAGATATCGCCCGTCACGGCGAAATCTCCACCTCCTACGCCTATCCGGTCAAGGTCGAGGGGCGCTATGTCATGGACCCCTCGCCGATTCCGAAATTTGACAACCCCAAGTTGTCCATGGGGGCAATTCAACTTTTCGGCGCAGGGCGGGAGCAACGCATCTACGCCCTGCCGCCTCATTGTGAGGTCGTCAGCCTGGATTTCGCGGATTACCCATTCCAACCCGGCAAGGCAGAGGCCGACTGCGCCCTGTGCGGCGCCGGCGACAGTTACCTCGACGAGGTCATCGTGGATGACGCGGGCGGACGGATGTTCGTCTGTTCCGACACCGATTATTGCCGTACCAGGCGCGCCGCCGGCCACCAGGGCCGCCAACCGCAGATCGAAGGGGCACGGCCATGA
- the phnH gene encoding phosphonate C-P lyase system protein PhnH, which produces MSADALRGGFSDAPAQSARAFRAALEGLARPGTVQVLADLASAPAPTSPAAATLLLTLCDQTTPLHLAGDHDCAPLRDWVTFHTGAPLTGAADAVFALGAWDALTPLDRFAIGTAEYPDRSATLIVDGWPALRNVTLRGPGLKGDGPARLPEVTAFRDNRALFPLGQDFYFTEGARLWALPRSTEVH; this is translated from the coding sequence CTGAGCGCCGACGCCCTGCGCGGCGGATTCAGTGATGCTCCTGCTCAATCCGCCCGCGCCTTTCGCGCCGCGCTTGAGGGCCTGGCCCGGCCCGGCACCGTTCAGGTCTTGGCTGATCTTGCCTCCGCCCCTGCGCCAACCAGCCCGGCCGCCGCGACGTTGTTGCTGACGCTTTGCGATCAGACGACGCCACTGCATCTGGCGGGGGATCACGACTGCGCGCCGCTGCGCGACTGGGTCACCTTTCACACCGGCGCCCCGCTGACCGGCGCGGCGGATGCGGTGTTTGCCCTGGGGGCATGGGACGCGCTGACGCCACTGGACCGGTTTGCCATCGGAACTGCTGAATACCCCGACAGGTCCGCAACCCTGATCGTCGACGGCTGGCCGGCTTTGCGGAATGTGACCCTGCGCGGACCGGGGCTGAAAGGCGACGGCCCGGCCCGCCTGCCGGAGGTCACGGCGTTCCGTGACAACCGGGCGTTGTTCCCCTTGGGGCAGGATTTCTATTTCACCGAAGGCGCCAGGCTTTGGGCGCTGCCCCGGTCCACGGAGGTACACTGA
- the phnF gene encoding phosphonate metabolism transcriptional regulator PhnF: MTPPPPRTPLWQSIAQALHDDISKGRYAPGDRLPTEAELSARFGVNRHTVRRGLADLAQAGLTHARRGAGVFVAQRPTDYPLGRRVRFHQSLRAAGRLPARRVLATETRAADRREAEALALAPGTSVHCVDGESLADGQAIALFRSIFPAARFPELPASLARQGSVTTALAEAGVADYTRAWTRITARPANATQAAQLRLREGDPLLRTTSVNADAQGRAVEFGRAWFAADRVTLTLAEDDSAPPSGENTAG; the protein is encoded by the coding sequence ATGACCCCCCCGCCCCCCCGAACCCCCCTTTGGCAAAGCATCGCCCAGGCGCTGCACGACGACATCTCCAAGGGCCGCTACGCCCCCGGTGACCGCCTTCCGACCGAGGCAGAACTGTCCGCCCGGTTCGGCGTGAACCGGCACACCGTGCGGCGCGGGCTGGCCGATCTGGCGCAGGCCGGACTGACCCATGCGCGGCGCGGCGCGGGGGTCTTCGTGGCGCAGCGACCCACGGACTACCCGCTGGGCCGGCGCGTGCGCTTTCACCAAAGCCTGCGCGCCGCCGGGCGCCTGCCCGCGCGCCGGGTTCTGGCCACCGAAACCCGGGCAGCCGATCGGCGTGAGGCGGAGGCGCTGGCCCTCGCGCCCGGCACCTCCGTACATTGCGTGGATGGCGAATCACTGGCTGACGGCCAGGCCATCGCGCTGTTCCGCTCGATCTTTCCGGCCGCGCGTTTCCCCGAACTGCCGGCCTCTCTCGCCCGGCAGGGCTCTGTCACCACCGCGCTGGCCGAGGCGGGCGTGGCCGACTACACCCGCGCCTGGACACGCATCACCGCCCGCCCGGCCAACGCCACCCAAGCGGCACAGCTGCGCCTGCGCGAGGGAGATCCGCTGTTACGCACCACCTCGGTCAATGCCGATGCCCAGGGCCGGGCGGTGGAATTCGGACGCGCCTGGTTCGCCGCCGACCGCGTCACCCTGACCCTGGCCGAGGACGATTCCGCACCCCCTTCGGGCGAAAATACCGCAGGGTGA
- the phnK gene encoding phosphonate C-P lyase system protein PhnK: protein MPTSTDPLLRVTDLARFYGDRVGCENVNFDLYPGEVMGIVGESGSGKTTLLNCLAGHLAPDRGEVLFDMEGRLTDTVTMAEAARRHLARTDWAFVHQHAHDGLRMNVSAGGNVGERLMAVGARHYGRIRDEAQDWLGRVEIAGDRIDDRPTAFSGGMRQRLQIARNLVTGPRLVFMDEPTGGLDVSVQARLLDLLRGLVREMGLSAIVVTHDLAVVRLLADRLMVMKGGQVVEAGLTDQVLDDPQHGYTQLLVSSVLQV, encoded by the coding sequence ATGCCAACCAGCACGGATCCGCTGCTGCGGGTCACGGATCTGGCCCGCTTCTACGGTGATCGGGTCGGCTGCGAGAACGTGAACTTTGATCTCTATCCCGGTGAGGTCATGGGGATTGTCGGGGAAAGCGGGTCCGGCAAGACGACCTTGTTGAATTGTCTTGCCGGTCATCTGGCGCCGGATCGCGGTGAAGTTCTGTTCGATATGGAGGGCCGGTTGACCGATACGGTCACCATGGCAGAGGCCGCCCGTCGTCATCTGGCGCGAACCGATTGGGCTTTTGTTCACCAGCATGCCCATGACGGCCTGCGTATGAACGTCTCCGCCGGTGGGAACGTTGGTGAACGGCTGATGGCCGTCGGCGCGCGCCATTACGGCCGCATACGGGACGAAGCGCAGGATTGGCTGGGCCGGGTGGAAATCGCCGGTGACCGGATTGACGACCGGCCCACCGCCTTTTCCGGTGGGATGCGTCAACGGTTGCAGATCGCGCGCAACCTGGTGACCGGGCCGCGGCTGGTGTTCATGGATGAACCTACCGGCGGGCTGGATGTCAGTGTCCAGGCGCGGCTGCTGGATCTGTTGCGCGGTCTGGTACGCGAAATGGGCCTGTCGGCGATCGTCGTGACCCATGATCTGGCTGTCGTGCGACTGCTGGCCGACCGGTTGATGGTGATGAAGGGCGGACAGGTGGTGGAGGCCGGCCTGACCGATCAGGTGCTGGACGACCCCCAGCACGGCTATACGCAATTGCTGGTCTCCAGCGTGTTGCAGGTCTGA
- a CDS encoding alpha-D-ribose 1-methylphosphonate 5-triphosphate diphosphatase — MTHTMPSLRLTGAVILRDGMLKRRSVAFSNGRITRGPLPEVDLTGYYVLPGIIDLHGDAFERHVAPRPTAPFPLRTGLRATERDAAAHGVTTAWLAQSWSWEGGTRGPDAAEEFLEALDSYRRAEAVLDLRAQIRCETHTIDTETRLLAAVRRHGVDYVIFNNHLDEALSLAETRPDLLRDWARRAGRTPQEHLELVRAVRARRSEVPRYLCRLAERFDELGISYGSHDDPDGETRETYSMIGAKICEFPTARSAAALARAVGDPILMGAPNVVRGGSQSGNIAAADLVRANLCDVLVSDYYYPALSQAAFALVDDGLADLPRAWAMISSAPAEVLRLADRGRIAPGLRADLTVINATTRAVEATIAGGRIAYLGGEAANRFAAQAGPTALAAE, encoded by the coding sequence ATGACCCACACGATGCCATCCCTGCGCCTGACCGGGGCAGTCATATTGCGGGACGGAATGCTGAAACGGCGCTCCGTTGCCTTTTCCAATGGGCGGATCACCCGCGGCCCCCTGCCCGAAGTCGACCTGACCGGCTATTACGTGCTGCCCGGCATCATCGACCTGCATGGCGATGCCTTTGAACGCCACGTCGCGCCGCGCCCCACCGCGCCGTTCCCGTTGCGCACCGGGTTGCGTGCCACCGAACGCGATGCGGCCGCCCATGGGGTGACCACCGCCTGGCTGGCCCAAAGCTGGAGCTGGGAGGGTGGCACCCGTGGCCCCGACGCGGCCGAGGAATTCCTGGAGGCGCTGGACAGCTACCGGCGGGCCGAGGCGGTGCTGGACCTGCGCGCCCAGATCCGTTGCGAGACACATACCATTGACACCGAAACCCGTCTGCTGGCGGCGGTGCGCCGCCACGGGGTGGATTACGTGATCTTCAACAACCACCTGGACGAGGCCCTGTCGCTGGCCGAGACCCGGCCCGACCTGCTGCGCGACTGGGCACGGCGCGCCGGGCGCACACCGCAGGAACATCTGGAACTGGTGCGCGCCGTCCGGGCCCGGCGCAGCGAGGTACCGCGCTATCTCTGCCGCCTGGCGGAGCGGTTCGACGAGCTTGGGATCAGCTACGGCTCGCATGATGATCCCGATGGCGAGACCCGCGAAACCTATTCGATGATCGGCGCCAAGATTTGCGAGTTCCCCACCGCACGCTCCGCCGCCGCCCTGGCCCGTGCCGTGGGCGATCCGATCCTGATGGGCGCGCCCAACGTGGTGCGGGGCGGCTCGCAATCAGGCAATATCGCCGCCGCCGACCTGGTGCGCGCCAATCTCTGCGATGTGCTGGTGTCCGACTATTATTACCCCGCGCTGTCGCAAGCGGCCTTTGCGCTGGTGGATGACGGGCTGGCCGATTTGCCACGCGCCTGGGCGATGATCTCCTCCGCCCCGGCGGAAGTGCTACGCCTGGCCGACCGGGGTCGGATCGCACCGGGGCTGCGCGCCGATCTGACCGTGATCAACGCCACCACCCGCGCGGTTGAGGCCACGATCGCCGGCGGGCGCATCGCCTACCTGGGCGGAGAGGCCGCCAACAGGTTCGCCGCCCAGGCCGGGCCGACCGCGCTTGCCGCCGAGTGA
- a CDS encoding glycerophosphodiester phosphodiesterase family protein, translated as MTFAKFPLALAMLAATAPAVLADTAVNIGARPFYLIDALPEGDLKDKLASCTGPFEASEFSIGHRGAPLMFPEHTVQSNVAAARMGAGILECDVAFTADKELVCRHAQNDLHTTTNILATELGDKCTTPFAAASGDQKAAAECRTSDITLAEFKTLNGKMDAANRAGTTVEEYMDGTANWRTDLYATTGTLMTHAESIELFKSLGAKFTPELKFPSVEMPFDGFTQEDYAQKMIDEYKDAGIPASDVFPQSFNLDDVLYWIKAEPEFGKQAVYLVEWSEGFDEQNAETWNEDFAALKEQGVNYLAPSINMMVTEENGEIMASAYAKAAKDADLKLIAWTLERSGPLATGGGWYYQSITPAVDNDSDYLVVLDVLAQDVGVEGVFSDWPATVTHYANCMGL; from the coding sequence ATGACCTTTGCCAAATTCCCGCTCGCCCTGGCGATGCTTGCCGCTACGGCGCCTGCCGTTCTGGCTGACACCGCCGTCAATATCGGCGCCCGTCCCTTCTACCTGATCGACGCCCTGCCCGAAGGGGATCTGAAGGACAAGCTGGCATCCTGCACCGGCCCGTTCGAGGCTTCCGAATTCTCCATCGGTCACCGTGGTGCGCCGCTGATGTTCCCTGAACATACCGTTCAATCCAATGTTGCCGCGGCCCGCATGGGTGCCGGCATCCTGGAATGCGACGTGGCCTTTACCGCCGACAAGGAACTGGTCTGCCGCCACGCGCAGAACGATCTGCACACCACGACCAACATCCTGGCGACCGAGCTGGGTGACAAGTGCACCACCCCCTTCGCCGCCGCCTCCGGCGATCAGAAGGCCGCCGCCGAGTGCCGCACTTCGGACATCACCCTGGCCGAGTTCAAGACCCTGAACGGCAAGATGGACGCCGCCAACCGCGCCGGCACCACGGTCGAGGAATACATGGACGGCACGGCCAACTGGCGCACCGACCTTTATGCCACCACCGGCACATTGATGACCCATGCCGAATCGATCGAGCTGTTCAAATCGCTGGGCGCCAAGTTCACCCCTGAGCTGAAATTCCCGTCCGTGGAGATGCCCTTTGACGGCTTCACTCAGGAAGATTACGCCCAGAAGATGATCGACGAATACAAGGACGCGGGCATTCCCGCCTCCGACGTGTTCCCGCAGAGCTTCAACCTGGATGACGTGCTGTACTGGATCAAGGCAGAGCCGGAGTTCGGCAAACAGGCCGTCTATCTGGTGGAATGGTCCGAAGGCTTCGACGAGCAGAACGCCGAGACCTGGAACGAAGATTTCGCCGCGCTGAAAGAGCAGGGCGTGAACTATCTGGCCCCCTCCATCAACATGATGGTGACCGAAGAGAACGGTGAGATCATGGCCTCCGCCTATGCCAAGGCCGCCAAGGATGCCGACCTGAAGCTGATCGCCTGGACCCTGGAACGCTCCGGCCCGCTGGCCACCGGCGGCGGCTGGTACTACCAGTCCATCACCCCCGCCGTGGACAACGACAGCGACTACCTGGTGGTTCTGGACGTGCTGGCGCAGGACGTGGGCGTCGAAGGCGTCTTCTCCGACTGGCCCGCGACCGTCACGCATTACGCCAATTGCATGGGCCTCTGA
- a CDS encoding carbon-phosphorus lyase complex subunit PhnI yields the protein MYVAVKGGEAAIDNAHAWLAEERRGDPGVAEMSVAQIREQLALAVNRVMAEGSLHDPDLAALAIKQARGDLIEAIFLIRAYRTTLPRFGSSTPVDTGAMTCDRRISATFKDAPGGQVLGPTFDYTHRLLDFALAAEELEPAPAPQATPRRAATPRISDFLGQEGLLQAEVQPEPQDDIPPDLTREPLELPAGRALRLQALTRGDEGFVLGMAYSTQRGYGRNHPFVGELRIGAVPVEMHLPELGFAVEIGEITLTECETVNQFTGSKTEPPQFTRGYGLVFGQTERKAISMALVDRALRWEELGEDNAGAPAQDEEFVLYHSDNIQATGFLEHIKLPHYVDFQSELELVRRLRREAESRNALKQDAAK from the coding sequence ATGTATGTCGCAGTTAAGGGCGGCGAGGCCGCGATCGACAACGCCCATGCCTGGCTGGCCGAGGAACGGCGTGGCGATCCGGGCGTGGCGGAGATGTCCGTGGCACAGATCCGCGAGCAGCTGGCTTTGGCGGTGAACCGGGTCATGGCGGAGGGGTCTCTGCATGATCCCGACCTTGCCGCCCTGGCGATCAAACAGGCGCGTGGCGACCTGATCGAGGCGATTTTCCTGATCCGCGCCTATCGTACCACGCTGCCCCGCTTCGGCAGTTCCACCCCTGTGGATACTGGCGCGATGACCTGTGACCGGCGCATCTCCGCGACATTCAAGGATGCGCCAGGCGGGCAGGTTCTGGGGCCGACTTTCGACTACACGCATCGTCTGCTGGACTTTGCACTGGCTGCCGAAGAGCTTGAACCGGCGCCCGCTCCGCAGGCCACGCCCCGCCGGGCGGCGACGCCGAGAATTTCAGATTTTTTGGGACAGGAGGGCCTGTTACAGGCTGAAGTTCAACCAGAACCTCAAGACGATATCCCTCCCGATCTGACACGCGAACCGCTGGAGCTGCCAGCCGGGCGGGCGTTACGTTTGCAGGCGCTGACGCGTGGCGACGAGGGGTTCGTTCTGGGCATGGCCTATTCGACGCAGCGTGGATATGGCCGGAATCACCCCTTTGTCGGGGAGCTGCGCATCGGCGCTGTCCCGGTGGAAATGCATCTCCCCGAGCTCGGCTTTGCCGTGGAGATCGGGGAGATCACGCTGACCGAATGCGAGACCGTGAACCAGTTCACCGGCTCCAAAACGGAGCCGCCGCAATTCACTCGCGGCTATGGGCTGGTTTTTGGCCAGACGGAGCGCAAGGCGATCTCCATGGCGTTGGTCGACCGTGCGCTCCGGTGGGAGGAATTGGGCGAAGACAATGCCGGCGCACCGGCGCAGGACGAGGAATTCGTGCTCTATCATTCCGACAATATCCAGGCGACGGGCTTTCTGGAACATATCAAGTTGCCTCACTACGTCGACTTCCAGAGCGAGTTGGAACTCGTCCGCAGGTTGCGGCGCGAGGCCGAGTCCCGCAACGCCCTGAAGCAGGATGCTGCGAAATGA
- the phnE gene encoding phosphonate ABC transporter, permease protein PhnE — translation MTADHAALKPQAEALFRRKRRGAIALPLLVLAYLTYALFAFDVPGLIATATPENGKTLIRDSYSYKTHVTRDNRTAQVTMAVEGERKGAYPEGQAPDWVDLAGPEGVTRITLPRGGVVTFGPQDVTFDIPDYGLVTARPGNGGANATFPPGELPDWINASKNRVAITQPDARLTITRRRSEVFHYSTGWELFFFTLDSPYHGLGPVTLAQRALDGEAGAIWHDFWYNPMWMHAAVVWALFETILMAFLGTFGAALVALPLAFLAARNFTPLMVVRQVARRVFDFFRGVDALIWTIVLARAFGPGPMTGALAILITDTGSFGKMFSEALENVDGKQIEGLQSTGARPIQRYRFGVIPQVTPVLLSQILYFFESNTRSATVIGAITGGGIGLLLTQAMVTQKDWEEVSYYIVLIVLMVFAMDWFSGWLRRKLISGDDGGH, via the coding sequence ATGACCGCCGATCACGCCGCCCTCAAACCCCAGGCCGAGGCGCTCTTCCGGCGCAAAAGGCGGGGGGCCATCGCGCTGCCGTTGCTGGTGCTGGCCTATCTGACCTACGCGCTCTTCGCCTTTGACGTGCCCGGCCTGATCGCCACGGCGACACCGGAGAACGGCAAGACCCTGATCCGCGACAGCTACAGCTACAAGACCCATGTCACCCGCGACAACCGCACCGCCCAGGTCACCATGGCCGTGGAAGGGGAGCGCAAGGGCGCCTATCCGGAGGGCCAGGCCCCCGACTGGGTCGACCTGGCCGGCCCTGAGGGCGTCACCCGGATCACGCTGCCGCGCGGCGGTGTCGTGACCTTCGGCCCGCAGGACGTCACCTTTGACATCCCCGATTACGGGCTGGTCACCGCGCGGCCCGGCAATGGCGGGGCCAACGCGACCTTCCCCCCGGGTGAGCTGCCGGACTGGATCAACGCTTCCAAGAACCGTGTGGCGATCACCCAGCCCGACGCCCGGCTGACCATCACCCGCCGCCGGTCCGAGGTGTTCCACTATTCCACCGGCTGGGAACTTTTCTTCTTTACCCTCGACAGCCCCTATCACGGGCTGGGCCCCGTCACCCTGGCCCAACGCGCCTTGGACGGTGAGGCCGGGGCGATCTGGCATGACTTCTGGTACAATCCCATGTGGATGCATGCCGCCGTGGTCTGGGCGCTGTTCGAGACGATCCTCATGGCCTTTCTCGGGACGTTCGGTGCGGCCCTCGTGGCGCTGCCCTTGGCCTTCCTGGCGGCACGCAACTTCACACCGCTGATGGTGGTGCGTCAGGTCGCGCGGCGGGTCTTCGACTTCTTCCGCGGGGTTGATGCGCTGATCTGGACCATCGTTCTGGCCCGCGCCTTCGGTCCCGGCCCGATGACCGGCGCATTGGCGATCCTGATCACCGATACCGGCAGTTTCGGCAAGATGTTCTCGGAGGCGCTGGAGAATGTCGACGGCAAGCAGATCGAGGGCCTGCAATCCACCGGTGCCCGCCCGATCCAGCGTTACCGCTTCGGCGTGATCCCGCAGGTGACGCCCGTGCTGCTCAGCCAGATCCTCTATTTCTTCGAAAGCAACACCCGCTCGGCCACCGTGATCGGTGCGATTACCGGCGGCGGCATCGGGCTGCTGCTGACCCAGGCGATGGTGACCCAGAAGGATTGGGAGGAGGTCAGCTATTACATCGTCCTGATCGTTTTGATGGTATTCGCCATGGACTGGTTCTCCGGCTGGCTGCGGCGCAAGCTGATTTCGGGCGACGACGGCGGTCACTGA
- the phnL gene encoding phosphonate C-P lyase system protein PhnL encodes MISVENVSKRFVLHNQGGAEIPVMRDAVLSVAAGECVGLTGASGAGKSTLMRMIYGNYLTDSGAIRVGGVDVACAAPREILALRRETLGYVSQFLRVVPRVPTLDVVAEPLRAVGVAEGPARDRARELLTRLNIPQGLWGLSPTTFSGGEQQRVNIARGFAHAYPALLLDEPTASLDAANRAVVLALIDEAKARGAAILGIFHDTEARDRVCDRVVDVTGFSPQVAA; translated from the coding sequence ATGATTTCTGTTGAAAACGTGAGCAAGAGGTTCGTTCTGCACAATCAGGGCGGGGCCGAGATCCCGGTGATGCGGGACGCTGTGCTGTCGGTCGCCGCCGGGGAATGCGTCGGGTTGACGGGCGCTTCGGGGGCCGGGAAATCGACGCTGATGCGGATGATCTACGGCAATTACCTGACCGACAGCGGCGCGATCCGAGTAGGCGGTGTCGATGTGGCCTGCGCCGCCCCGCGGGAGATCCTGGCCCTGCGGCGGGAGACGCTGGGCTATGTCAGTCAGTTTCTGCGCGTTGTGCCGCGCGTGCCGACGCTGGACGTGGTGGCCGAGCCGCTGCGCGCCGTCGGCGTGGCAGAGGGCCCCGCGCGGGACCGTGCCCGGGAATTGCTGACGCGGCTGAACATCCCGCAGGGCCTGTGGGGCTTGTCGCCGACGACATTCTCGGGCGGTGAGCAGCAGCGGGTGAACATCGCGCGCGGCTTTGCCCATGCCTATCCGGCACTTCTGCTGGACGAGCCGACAGCCAGCCTGGACGCTGCGAACCGGGCAGTGGTCCTGGCCCTGATCGACGAGGCAAAGGCGCGCGGGGCCGCCATCCTGGGGATTTTCCACGATACGGAGGCCCGCGACCGGGTTTGCGACCGCGTGGTCGATGTGACCGGGTTTTCGCCACAGGTGGCGGCGTGA